A region of the Apium graveolens cultivar Ventura chromosome 6, ASM990537v1, whole genome shotgun sequence genome:
GTTTTTTGGATCCTGTAGCAGTGACATGATTGACGGGCATGAATTTAAAACGGTATTGTATGTTCGAATTGAAAGGGGAACATTTAGATACTTCATTCGCTGAAGCCATGAAACCATTTCCAAGAGCTCAGCGTGAGCTCCCAACGATGACAGCACCATATTGAAACAAACAGTGTCCATTTTAATCCCTTCACTTTCCATTTCGAATAAAAGTCTCTTCATGTCTTTGAACAAGCCTACTCTTCCATATGCATAAACAATAGATCGCAACTCAAACAGAGACGGTTTTGAAGTGATTCCTTGGACTTTCATTTCTTCCATCATATTCTCAGCTTCACGAGGCAAATCAATAACACACAAGCTGCAGATCATTGATTCATAAGCTCGCCGTTTTAAGTAGACGGACGATGAACAAGCAAGAATTTGCTTCAAACTCTTGTAGGAATCAAAGACTCCCTGCTTTGATTTGTGCTTAGAATGAAACTCTATTAGACAACAATAGAATGTACAGAGTTCACGCTCTCGAATATCCAATTTTGTAACTGTTTCAGAGATTAGAGCATCTGCTTCCCTGAATCTTTCCTGCTTGTAAAGCAACGCAATGACATCTGCCACCAGCTTAGGGTTCCAACTGAACCATGGTGCTCTAGTTAACGAGGAATAGAGCTGCAGaaatatatatggtggaaaagtTACATAAATGGGGTAGATAATAGATCACACACATAAGCACATGATTGACCTACCGGAAAGGCAAGTGAGGAGAGGTGGGGATGGGAGGAGTTTGGTGTTAGGAGATGCGAAAGGGCATTTAGAGCTACAGACTTTGATGATGATGCTATGAATTTGCGAATCAATCGATCAGTAACTAAGGGATCACCGGTGACAGATGTTGCAAGGGAAGTGAAAAAGCGCTGGCCATGTTTACTTAGTGCGCATGATGGCAGTAGTCTTAACGGACGGAATGACTTCCCGAGCTGAAGGCAAGTCCTGTTACTGCACCATGGATGTGCCAATGACAGTTGTAGAGCTTCCATGATTGACGATGAGTTAAGATACCTGTTTATTAGCTATACCCACGCTTTTCCTTCTACATTGCACAAGTTTTAAGTCCAATTGTCTACACAAATATAAACAATAGTTGCGCACAAAAACTGAGTGAGTCGCATAAACATTGAatctggataaatttacattctTCATAAACATATCATAAACCGGGAACTTTTAAAAAATGTTAAAGTCCTTTTTATGGAAAGAATGATAGCTCTGGTATATACCAACTGTGGTTTTGAAGATGTACACCAACCACAATTCCGAATTTAGCCTTATTTTACTGAATTTGTTACAGCAATTTTTGATTACTTTGTGGTATTAACATATCATTAGTTTGCAGCACAGTGGATCTGCTACATTTATATAAATTTTGGTCTACAAGGATATAGTTTCATACTGATCTAGGTTTGTATGATGTACACTCAAAGTTTGTCTTTAGAGTGTATATGGCTGTTTAATGAAGTAGTGAAGGTAGGCAAACTTGAGGATTTAAACTAAATTAAACGATTTATCCTTGGATTCCAACAATAGGCCCCAAATGCATATAGGCTTTATAACTTTCC
Encoded here:
- the LOC141667294 gene encoding pentatricopeptide repeat-containing protein At2g17033, whose protein sequence is MEALQLSLAHPWCSNRTCLQLGKSFRPLRLLPSCALSKHGQRFFTSLATSVTGDPLVTDRLIRKFIASSSKSVALNALSHLLTPNSSHPHLSSLAFPLYSSLTRAPWFSWNPKLVADVIALLYKQERFREADALISETVTKLDIRERELCTFYCCLIEFHSKHKSKQGVFDSYKSLKQILACSSSVYLKRRAYESMICSLCVIDLPREAENMMEEMKVQGITSKPSLFELRSIVYAYGRVGLFKDMKRLLFEMESEGIKMDTVCFNMVLSSLGAHAELLEMVSWLQRMKYLNVPLSIRTYNTVLNSCPSIMSLLQDPKNIPLSLNDLLAGLCDNESMLVQELIMSSVLVEAMGWTSLELKLDLHGMHLSSAYLIILQWFDELRARFELAETEIPAEVRIICGSGKHSTVRGESPVKHLVKELMVRTESPLRIDRKNIGCFVAKGKVCKSWLC